In the Spirochaetia bacterium 38H-sp genome, AATCAGTGAGGGCACACCCTACGTAATAGATGCAGAGAAATGCATCGACTGCGGTTCCTGCGCAGAAGTCTGCCCCTCAGAGGCTATAAGCCCTGGAGAATAAAAAAGAGCCGCCTTAAAGGCGGCTTCTTTTATATAAAGACCGAACGGGAGACCCGCAAAGCGACTCTCCCTGCCTCCGGCAGAAAAAAAGGCCTGGCCGCATAAGCGGGCAGGCCGTTCGGTATAAAAATGCCCAGGGGGGGACTTGAACCCCCACGAGCGAAATGCTCACTAGAACCTGAATCTAGCGCGTCTACCAATTCCGCCACCTGGGCAGGTGAAATAAAGTATGCAGAAAAAATATCACTATGTCAATTACAGCTTCTCTTGATTTTAAGAGGCTCTACGCGTAAGCTATACAGGTTTTAGGAGTGCAGATGAGAGTTTTATTCATAGCAGAAATAGTCGGAAAAGAAGGCGTATACTGTGTAAAAAACATTCTTCCTGGCCTGACAGAGGAGCTCAATACCGACTTTGTCGTTGCAAACGGAGACGGAGCAACAGGTGGGCTTGGCATAGGCAAAAGCCATGCAATATACCTTAGAAAACTGGGAGTAGATGCAATAACTGGCGGAGACTGGATTTTTTATAAAAAAGACATGGTGGAGCATATAGATAAAGCCCCATATATACTAAGACCGGCCAATTTCCCGCCAGAAGCACCGGGAAGGGGCTACTTTGTATTTAAAAAAGAAGAAAAAACACTTGCTGTTGTAAGTCTGATAGGACAGTCAGGATTCAACCGAATACATGGCAGCAATCCTTTTACATACCTGCCAACCATAATAGAACGCGTAAAAAACCAAACCCCGCATATAATAGTGGACTTTCATGCCAATACAACAGCAGAAAAATACACCATGTTTCACATAGCAGACGGACTTGCTTCGGCAGTGATA is a window encoding:
- a CDS encoding 4Fe-4S binding protein is translated as MYLSYLYHRRPKMAYVISDDCVSCGACMSECPTDAISEGTPYVIDAEKCIDCGSCAEVCPSEAISPGE
- a CDS encoding TIGR00282 family metallophosphoesterase — translated: MRVLFIAEIVGKEGVYCVKNILPGLTEELNTDFVVANGDGATGGLGIGKSHAIYLRKLGVDAITGGDWIFYKKDMVEHIDKAPYILRPANFPPEAPGRGYFVFKKEEKTLAVVSLIGQSGFNRIHGSNPFTYLPTIIERVKNQTPHIIVDFHANTTAEKYTMFHIADGLASAVIGTGTRVPTADAHITKGKTAVICDAGRTGSQQSVQGFEPEAEIYKLVNALPARNHTTWEKPALRGILVETDAEGRAINIETIYRECTPPTENEH